A single region of the Pontimicrobium sp. SW4 genome encodes:
- a CDS encoding glycosyltransferase family 2 protein has protein sequence MTKISIIIPILNEAETIEKLLNHLIKNSSKQNIAEIIVVDGGSTDGSQNIVLPFITSSNSERSEEFYREVNQKGLDTFPQSENTRPNIILLNSQKGRAKQMNTGSKITTGNILYFLHADSFPPKDFDQHIINEVVKGNRSGCFRLQFDHNHWWLRLASWLTQFRWRACRGGDQSQFITKTLFDEIGGFDENYIIYEDNILINELYKRKQFTVINKKLITSARRYEKYGIWKIQYHFWMIYIKKWFGASAEELHIYYSKKIK, from the coding sequence ATGACTAAAATTTCAATCATTATTCCTATTCTTAATGAAGCAGAAACCATTGAAAAACTGCTTAATCACCTAATTAAAAATTCTTCAAAGCAAAATATAGCAGAAATTATCGTTGTTGATGGTGGAAGTACTGATGGTTCACAAAACATAGTTTTACCTTTTATCACTTCGAGTAATTCTGAACGAAGTGAAGAATTTTATCGAGAAGTAAACCAAAAAGGTCTCGATACTTTTCCGCAAAGCGAAAACACTCGACCTAACATTATATTGTTAAACTCTCAAAAAGGCAGAGCCAAACAAATGAATACAGGCTCTAAAATTACTACAGGAAACATTCTATATTTCTTACATGCCGATTCATTTCCTCCAAAAGATTTTGATCAACATATCATTAACGAAGTTGTAAAAGGAAATCGTTCTGGTTGTTTTAGATTGCAGTTCGACCATAACCATTGGTGGTTACGCTTAGCTAGTTGGCTTACCCAATTTCGTTGGAGAGCTTGTAGAGGTGGTGACCAAAGTCAGTTTATTACTAAAACGCTATTTGATGAGATTGGTGGTTTTGATGAAAACTATATTATTTATGAAGACAACATTTTAATTAATGAGCTTTATAAACGAAAGCAATTTACAGTCATTAATAAAAAACTAATTACCTCGGCGCGTCGTTATGAAAAGTATGGTATTTGGAAAATACAATACCACTTTTGGATGATTTATATAAAAAAATGGTTTGGTGCTTCAGCAGAAGAACT